Proteins from one Triticum aestivum cultivar Chinese Spring chromosome 7A, IWGSC CS RefSeq v2.1, whole genome shotgun sequence genomic window:
- the LOC123150232 gene encoding uncharacterized protein, producing the protein MDKVLAISMPSMSSVDIAPGAGSSGSRARLCWRGSKLQEDEQTGSAGKQGKQGGLLVEEEQQAGKGKSQSPLPRFVPEFDGIDCFETIVCH; encoded by the coding sequence ATGGACAAGGTGCTGGCCATCTCCATGCCGAGCATGTCGTCGGTAGACATCGCCCCCGGCgcgggcagcagcggcagcagggcTCGGCTCTGCTGGCGGGGGTCGAAGCTACAGGAGGACGAGCAGACTGGATCAGCTGGGAAACAGGGAAAGCAGGGCGGTCTGCTGGTGGAGGAAGAGCAGCAGGCGGGCAAGGGGAAATCGCAGTCACCGCTGCCGCGGTTCGTGCCGGAGTTTGATGGGATCGACTGCTTTGAGACCATTGTGTGTCATTAA